In the genome of Maniola jurtina chromosome 3, ilManJurt1.1, whole genome shotgun sequence, one region contains:
- the LOC123881228 gene encoding zinc finger protein Xfin-like, with protein MNVNYDRVCRLCLSSRCELLPIFPTTSSDDSDPPVLASKIKDCVSVQISENDVLPTNVCRKCMDNVNNWHIFKAVCERSQNKLQSLTNKESSQLEELNIKNEPLSDEAYDDGVVIDGSYPDSENAGPSNKLQPEGPPILASLGLTPRSDKGVDSEKDEDYEEEEDREEMTEQQSYRSVPQMPEVSITVMRPTGETLHARQGIQQIASKDCLVCGRSYRYSHNARRHELGAHGFDRYTNKTTAKKSSYSHMLPKFRPNPFNPKARLMPNPINHKMQYIPKPVPTKMMPQKVVAPPKPIPIRTPKTQQNNLPYPLRIKALKDLQIKKKEPQILKTLLTSKPEVLVSEPEIINSGPESPETLISEPEIASFQVETILSEPGGFINQPHEDDEMEDDNNQEQNYDTVDMESDNEIEIAQKQENNIDIEENHIGVDAEEQAQEDENNDEGDHEKERMEDNVDSQDMSIENNINADLVTTAKEEQDEDNGEKENNDQDANHEDNEDDEDMPPMSIAPVVEINEDLQNNSYNSEGNEDEDLDETVDPNDTVDGDEPTAKELDPNKVYVTKSQRDFILQYRDIIEQINTKLCLCCNKEHPRRKAVIQHLQKNGHKVPKHTCYNCVVTFTHIGALLSHMRANTCTNLWKIIYDEKGIPDDMVVEDDEEPKDVKVQYKDILNARSYACKLCPAKFQLKQFIMKHVLDVHEDGQSRVPHSCVHCGLRFKEKSIGKKHIRNGDCTVYIACDLCSEKFSTTHEFNEHAVAAHAGSFDPDSQSKCVDGRPTDCPICGKKNSSYPNLVKHLRAIHDDEKPHHCQHCDAKFEQASEINKHIYMEHSNRMLGMTTEPDMSLVKEEAEEYHYSCTECNAIFETVDAWTDHQVAEHNQIAHHCDQCEKKFLRPSELAEHKNTHLRVKFYPCSICSNSYSSPQKLSEHLQQAHPSGGRNSDSEFYCDICVRSFKSRQAFSNHMRIHAKVPTTNRKPGEPKGFPPQIIGKPIKQFSMQPGFSPFVPNAPYCCDICGKGFMHKKNIWKHKKVLHADILNDRVDSEENTMHASTEEDDYNVDENGAILSTPQFNSFNFTNLSNNMQQTSQDALPYSCDICYKRFPLRTSLWKHKRAKHGIAYGSNAGGSEGQPAPTPSEGRSSCTICKISFPDKKSYYRHRKNIHKSSVQMCKICGKPLSSTLELYEHLKAAHARELLGYDANQGTSKQEAVQEAEPDYDAEQDLVDPGAEFQARYPCDTCGKQFVGLLALQNHQCINQITSQPQTFDCEICHKSYTSIAALKSHRGWHLRSPDGKAAANNTGLWMPQNKVTTKISKHEVTEPIPTRASQPTPTTSVPKRRLPPEVEVTVVNPNKKLRSDDSIEMEHQNNLSGGPEDRYCNICDKEFTKRAAYQRHMDEVHQPNSVFCPVCDKSFTRKSTLIVHMKKHYEGGEGTSSLGQMEDDGHACDVCGAQFDSVKDLSKHKALHHAEDSGGDSDDDGSMPMPQPGEFTCGQCGDGVATPRDLIAHRSMHATPTKFFCNICKVYFARALDLSSHTRARHSDNEKVFFPCAMCDRFYMNKKSLQRHIEMMH; from the coding sequence GGCGTGGATAGTGAAAAGGACGAGGATTATGAAGAGGAAGAAGATCGCGAAGAAATGACCGAGCAGCAGTCTTATAGAAGTGTGCCTCAAATGCCTGAAGTTTCCATCACCGTCATGCGCCCAACTGGGGAGACTCTTCACGCTCGTCAAGGTATTCAACAGATCGCCTCTAAGGACTGTCTGGTTTGCGGCCGCTCCTACAGATACTCACACAATGCACGCAGACATGAACTGGGTGCCCACGGTTTCGACAGATACACTAACAAAACCACAGCAAAGAAATCATCCTACAGTCATATGCTACCCAAATTTAGGCCCAATCCTTTCAACCCTAAAGCACGTTTGATGCCGAATCCAATCAACCACAAAATGCAATACATACCAAAACCTGTCCCAACTAAAATGATGCCCCAGAAAGTTGTTGCACCACCAAAACCTATTCCAATTAGAACCCCTAAAACTCAGCAGAACAATTTACCATACCCCCTTCGCATTAAAGCTTTAAAAGAcctgcaaataaagaaaaaggAACCACAAATATTGAAAACTTTACTTACATCGAAGCCTGAAGTTTTAGTTTCCGAACCTGAAATAATAAACTCTGGTCCAGAAAGTCCCGAGACATTGATCTCCGAACCAGAAATAGCATCCTTTCAAGTGGAGACAATTCTATCAGAGCCAGGTGGCTTTATCAATCAACCCCACGAAGACGATGAGATGGAAGATGATAATAATCAAGAGCAGAACTATGACACTGTTGATATGGAATCTGATAATGAAATAGAAATCGCTCAGAAGCAAGAAAACAATATTGATATTGAAGAGAATCATATTGGAGTTGATGCTGAAGAACAGGCACAAGAAGACGAAAACAATGATGAAGGTGATCATGAAAAAGAACGTATGGAAGATAATGTGGATAGTCAAGACATGAGTATCGAGAATAATATTAATGCAGACCTTGTAACAACCGCTAAAGAAGAACAGGATGAAGATAACGGCGAAAAGGAAAATAACGACCAAGATGCCAATCACGAAGACAATGAAGATGACGAAGATATGCCCCCAATGAGCATTGCTCCTGTGGTCGAGATTAATGAAGATTTACAAAATAACTCTTACAACAGTGAAGGTAATGAAGATGAAGACCTCGACGAGACAGTCGATCCCAATGACACTGTTGATGGTGATGAACCAACAGCAAAAGAGTTAGATCCAAATAAAGTGTATGTTACTAAATCACAAAGAGATTTCATTTTGCAATATCGTGATATTATTGAACAAATCAACACGAAGCTTTGTCTCTGTTGTAATAAAGAACATCCGCGTAGAAAAGCGGTAATACAACATTTACAGAAAAATGGGCATAAAGTTCCTAAACATACATGCTATAATTGTGTGGTTACATTCACTCACATCGGAGCTTTACTCAGCCACATGAGAGCTAACACTTGTACCAATCTGTGGAAAATAATTTACGATGAAAAAGGCATCCCTGATGATATGGTAGTGGAAGATGATGAAGAACCAAAAGACGTGAAAGTTCAATATAAAGACATTCTCAATGCAAGATCTTATGCATGCAAATTGTGTCCAGCCAAATTCCAATTGAAGCAGTTTATAATGAAGCACGTCCTAGACGTTCACGAAGATGGCCAATCTCGAGTCCCTCATTCCTGCGTTCATTGCGGGTTACGATTCAAAGAAAAAAGTATCGGCAAGAAGCACATTCGCAATGGAGATTGTACTGTTTACATCGCTTGCGATTTATGTTCTGAGAAATTCTCGACTACACACGAGTTTAACGAACACGCCGTAGCCGCCCACGCGGGCAGCTTCGACCCGGACAGCCAGAGCAAGTGCGTCGACGGCAGGCCGACGGACTGCCCCATCTGTGGAAAGAAGAACAGCAGCTATCCTAATTTGGTCAAACACTTGAGAGCGATACACGACGATGAAAAACCTCATCACTGTCAACATTGCGATGCCAAGTTCGAACAAGCGTCCGAAattaacaaacatatttacatggAGCACTCCAATCGAATGCTGGGTATGACCACCGAGCCCGACATGTCGCTCGTGAAGGAGGAAGCCGAGGAGTACCACTACTCGTGCACGGAGTGCAACGCCATCTTCGAAACCGTCGACGCGTGGACCGACCACCAGGTCGCGGAACACAACCAGATCGCTCACCACTGCGACCAGTGCGAGAAGAAATTCTTGCGTCCGTCAGAACTCGCCGAACATAAAAATACACATCTCCGAGTTAAATTCTACCCATGCAGTATTTGTTCCAACTCTTACAGCTCTCCACAGAAACTGTCCGAACACCTCCAACAGGCTCACCCCAGTGGTGGTCGAAATTCGGATAGTGAATTTTACTGCGATATATGCGTACGATCGTTCAAGAGCCGTCAGGCGTTTTCTAATCATATGCGTATTCATGCTAAAGTGCCCACAACTAATAGGAAACCTGGTGAACCGAAGGGCTTTCCACCTCAAATAATAGGAAAGCCCATTAAACAATTTTCAATGCAACCCGGATTCAGCCCATTTGTGCCGAACGCCCCTTACTGCTGTGACATTTGTGGAAAAGGATTCATGCATAAGAAAAACATATGGAAGCATAAGAAGGTGTTGCATGCAGATATTCTCAATGACAGAGTCGATAGCGAAGAGAATACTATGCACGCGTCTACCGAGGAAGACGATTACAATGTGGACGAAAATGGCGCAATTCTGTCTACTCCGCAGTTCAATAGTTTCAACTTTACAAACCTTTCCAACAATATGCAACAGACATCACAAGATGCGCTCCCATACTCCTGTGACATATGTTATAAGCGCTTCCCGCTTAGAACGAGTTTGTGGAAGCACAAGAGAGCTAAACATGGAATCGCGTATGGTTCAAACGCAGGTGGCTCTGAAGGCCAACCGGCACCGACGCCGTCAGAAGGCAGGTCGAGTTGCACCATATGTAAAATATCATTTCCCGATAAGAAGTCTTACTACCGTCACAGAAAAAACATTCATAAATCTTCCGTACAGATGTGCAAAATTTGTGGAAAACCACTCAGCTCGACCTTAGAACTTTACGAGCATTTGAAGGCAGCGCATGCTCGTGAATTGTTGGGTTATGACGCCAATCAAGGAACGAGTAAGCAAGAGGCCGTACAAGAGGCGGAGCCGGACTACGATGCAGAACAAGATCTGGTCGACCCCGGTGCTGAGTTCCAAGCGCGATATCCATGTGATACTTGTGGCAAACAGTTTGTTGGCTTATTGGCTTTGCAAAACCATCAGTGTATCAATCAGATAACATCGCAGCCGCAAACCTTCGACTGTGAAATATGTCACAAGAGCTACACTTCGATCGCCGCTTTGAAGAGCCACCGCGGCTGGCATCTGAGGTCTCCCGACGGTAAGGCGGCCGCGAATAACACGGGACTCTGGATGCCTCAGAATAAAGTTACGACGAAAATAAGTAAACACGAGGTTACCGAACCCATACCGACTCGCGCGTCCCAACCGACGCCGACCACCAGCGTGCCAAAGAGGAGGTTACCACCGGAAGTGGAGGTCACAGTGGTTAACCCGAATAAGAAGTTACGGTCTGATGATTCTATCGAAATGGAACACCAAAATAACTTGTCCGGTGGACCCGAAGACAGGTACTGTAACATTTGCGACAAAGAGTTTACCAAGCGAGCTGCATATCAGCGTCACATGGACGAGGTGCACCAACCTAATTCTGTGTTCTGCCCAGTCTGCGATAAGAGCTTCACTCGAAAGTCTACGCTCATCGTGCATATGAAGAAACATTACGAAGGAGGGGAAGGGACGTCTAGTTTGGGTCAAATGGAGGATGACGGGCACGCGTGTGACGTTTGCGGCGCTCAGTTCGACAGCGTGAAGGATTTGAGTAAGCACAAGGCCTTGCATCACGCGGAAGACTCCGGCGGCGACTCGGACGACGACGGCAGCATGCCGATGCCGCAGCCCGGGGAATTCACGTGCGGCCAGTGCGGCGACGGCGTGGCCACTCCGCGCGACCTCATCGCGCACCGCTCGATGCACGCCACGCCAACCAAGTTCTTCTGCAACATTTGTAAAGTTTACTTCGCGCGCGCCCTCGACCTGTCCTCTCACACTCGAGCCAGGCACTCGGACAACGAGAAAGTTTTCTTCCCTTGTGCTATGTGCGACCGATTTTATATGAACAAAAAGAGTTTGCAACGGCACATTGAAATGATGCACTGA